tgtgaaggaaaaagaaaaaagtatgCTTGCGTATCTTGGAGTTGGAGAGATGGCCACAAAAGAGATACTGGCGGACGAGATTATATACGTATTCACCACTCCACAAATACTTAAAAAGTAAAAGTTAGGATATTTAGTACAAAATTGGTTAATATATAATATGCAAtgaattcctaattaaattgagACTCAGCAGAAAGTTTCCTTTGCAATCACAAATTCCTCAATCTCGTTCCATCACAAAGTCTTCCTTTTGTAAGATCAAATTGTTCCATACGTTCCATTACAAAAATTTAGTAAAGTTTGAATTGATttcaaagtcctaaatattatgaactaattttaaattttataattttatccaaCATGGAGTTATTTATAGGAAATATAATTTAGTACTAAGGGTATAAAAGTCGATTAATGTTACAAGAATATTTTTATCGTTTAATatttaatatatgaaatattgatgcttttataataatatagaagatagatagatagatataaatataaatatagatagatataaatatagatacaTATTGATTACATAAATTATTGTACAAAGagaaattattttcaaatataaaaaaatataggaTCTCATAGCGTCGCCGACACGAGTGATGGATAGTGTACTTGCGTGCGAGAAAGAAGATATCAGAATCTCTCTATATAGAACCCAACGCATCACCCAAATAACAGATATGGCACACACTTCAATGACATTATTCCATCAACTACACCGCAATCTTCCCTTTCTTCCTATACGGATGTGCACTAGGACGAGTTACTAACTATACAATTCGCGCATACACTTATAGAGTACAATCAAGAATATGGAGAAATCATCACAGGAAAATCTGATACTGGTGAATCGGGAATCCGACGGGGTTGCATGGGTCACAATAAACCGTCCCAAGTCCCTAAATTCCCTGACCAAGTCAATGATCGTTGATCTTGCTCGAATTTTCAAGTCCTTGGACGCAGATGATTCGGTTCGGGTCATTATACTCACCGGATCGGGTCGATCGTTCTGTTCGGGCGTTGACCTGACGGCAGCGGAGGACGTGTTTAAGGGTGATGTGAAGGATGTGGAGACTGATCCGGTGGCCCAAATGGAGCGCTGTAGGAAGCCTATCATTGGGGCTATTGGGGGATTTGCTGTGACTGCTGGTTTTGAGATTTCTCTTGCTTGTGATTTGTTGGTTGCCTCTAATGATGCTAAATTCTTGGACACTCATGCTAGGTTTgtcttatttttcttttgcttttttttctaTATTGATAGTAATATGGAAAAAAGAAtgggttttttttttccttctaaattTACTCATTTGGGCGGTTCTGTTTATGATGTTACTCTGTTGATGATGAAACATACGATCAATtttaggatatatttggataatgGAACTGTCGAAGCTGGATGGTGGTGATTTTTAAGATGTGAGCTTTATTACCTAAGTCATGCTATATTGGAGAAATTGAGACTGGATTTAGCATTTTAGCTTGATTCTTAATTAGTAAGTTATGACTAGGCTGAATGAGTTCTCCCCCATACTGAGCATCTCAATTCTCAGGTTTCAATTTAACTAGTTGAGCCTTCCCATAAAAATATTGGAAAATAAACCACTTGGCTTTTGATTAGTGTCTTAAGAAGCTTAGATTACACCAGATAGGAGTTGGTTTTCCTGCAAAATTGTGCTTTCAATTGTATCTTAAGTAGTACTTCTGTATTGACAGTTAGCAGCAAACCAAACTATTTAGCTTTACTGTTTTTCGTTTTTGAACTTGATTTTTAAAGTATTGACTGTGCTTCAGTTTCatagttgattttaagttttaCTTACAGAGTAGTTTAAGTTTTAAGCTTATTGTTTATGTGACCTAAAATGAAATTTCTGCATTTGACCAATCATTAGTCACCTGTGGACTTTAGCCCCCTGTAAGCCGCTATAAAAATGAGACAAAGTCCTTAGCTGTATAAATCCTAAGCTGAAAATTCTTTTGAATCCAGAGAGTTCCCGTCAGCGTCTGTGTTACTAGTTAATTGAGGCTATCAACCCCTTGAAAAACCTGATCTACCTAAAGTTATAAGTGGTCATGTTATTTTCAGTTGTTCTACTCGAGTCCTAAGCTACTTAAACACTTGAACCCAATCTATATACAAGTTCTGTGATAATAATGTTAACTTTCATATGTGTTTCTAGATGATTTTCTGACAAGAGTGTCTTTGCTTTTGTGTTGCAGGTTTGAGATATTTCCTTCTTGGGGTCTATCTCAAAAACTCTCTCGTGTTATTGGACCCAGCCGAGCTCGTGAAGCATCTTTAACTGCAATGCCTATCAGCGCAGAACAAGCTGAGAGATGGGGTTTGGTAAATTATGTTGTAGACAGAAGTGAACTTTTGAAGAAAGCTAGGCAAATAGCAGAAGCCATCATCAAGAACAACCACGACCTGGTTTTGAAGTACAAGGCAGTAATCAATGATGGGTTCAAACAAGACTTGACCCGAGCCCTTGCTCTTGAGAAGGTAACAACATCTCCTGTTTTTGTTATGATCTAGTTTGAAGCAGTGTCCATCCTGTCTAATTTTAACTTATTGCCTATTATCTGTATCTAAATCTATTAAGTATTATATTAAAAGAGAACACATGCATGCATTGCAGGTATACTAGATGCTAATAGCAATTAGAAAGAAAGGGCCATACTCTGGAAAAACAGTCTATCGCTCCTTCCTAGTACCCATAGCCCCATCCACCCTCCAGTTCTCTCACCGGGAAAAAAAATGACCTCGCGAAATACCAGATAAGAACCCATCCAACAGCCCTTGAAGAAAAAAGATAGCTGAGATTGAAATAGGGGGAAAGGGAGAAACCAATTCAGGTGGTTGCACCTTTTTAAAGCTAATCCTAAATCATGCGTGAAGAC
This genomic stretch from Nicotiana sylvestris chromosome 9, ASM39365v2, whole genome shotgun sequence harbors:
- the LOC104216994 gene encoding probable enoyl-CoA hydratase 1, peroxisomal, coding for MEKSSQENLILVNRESDGVAWVTINRPKSLNSLTKSMIVDLARIFKSLDADDSVRVIILTGSGRSFCSGVDLTAAEDVFKGDVKDVETDPVAQMERCRKPIIGAIGGFAVTAGFEISLACDLLVASNDAKFLDTHARFEIFPSWGLSQKLSRVIGPSRAREASLTAMPISAEQAERWGLVNYVVDRSELLKKARQIAEAIIKNNHDLVLKYKAVINDGFKQDLTRALALEKERAHKYYDGMSKDHFKKLQEFIAGRSSSKPSSKL